A window of Rhabdothermincola salaria contains these coding sequences:
- a CDS encoding helix-turn-helix transcriptional regulator produces MGSALTLRRVKSDIEVLARAGLDTSTFLAEADASLQRAVPHVAACIPILDPATNLLTGTYKFGDLFGRDDHDDEWGTIEFGGSDPTSFAELLRREQPAVGVHLATNGDVACSDRLRDLIIPHYGYADEARLLACEGARAWGAMALFRGAEEGPFAAEEVAFLATLSDALAAGMRAGLLARAGRTPSASLSGPAVLIVGADGQYRQLSVGAEEALAELGSEEHSAAASGTIAALVAGARRYAAGSTTVLPRCRVRVGSGRWLVLHASPLASLDGTSGDVVVTVEEARPPEIVPLVVAAFELTPRERDVTQMVLQGVETKEIAATLHMSPYTVQDHLKSVFEKAAVRSRRELIARVFFDQYVPRMGSELAPSGWFAEP; encoded by the coding sequence ATGGGGAGTGCGTTGACCCTTCGTCGGGTGAAGAGCGACATCGAGGTCCTCGCTCGCGCTGGTCTCGACACATCGACGTTCCTGGCCGAGGCCGATGCCTCGCTGCAGCGAGCGGTGCCGCATGTGGCGGCCTGCATCCCCATCCTCGACCCGGCCACCAACCTCTTGACCGGCACGTACAAGTTCGGTGACCTCTTCGGCCGGGACGACCACGACGACGAGTGGGGGACGATCGAGTTCGGGGGCTCCGATCCGACGTCCTTCGCCGAGCTCCTGCGGCGGGAGCAGCCCGCCGTCGGGGTGCACCTCGCCACGAACGGCGACGTGGCCTGCTCCGACCGGCTCCGGGACCTGATCATCCCGCACTACGGCTATGCCGACGAGGCGCGGCTGCTCGCGTGCGAAGGGGCGCGGGCGTGGGGCGCGATGGCGTTGTTCAGAGGGGCCGAGGAGGGACCCTTCGCCGCCGAAGAGGTGGCGTTCCTCGCGACGTTGTCCGATGCCCTGGCCGCCGGGATGCGCGCCGGCTTGCTGGCCCGGGCCGGTCGGACACCGTCAGCCTCGCTGTCCGGGCCGGCGGTGCTGATCGTCGGTGCGGACGGACAGTACCGGCAGCTCAGCGTGGGGGCGGAGGAGGCACTCGCCGAGCTGGGCTCGGAGGAGCACTCGGCTGCCGCCAGCGGAACCATCGCCGCGCTGGTCGCCGGAGCTCGACGCTACGCGGCGGGGAGCACCACCGTGCTGCCCAGATGCCGGGTGCGGGTGGGCAGCGGTCGCTGGTTGGTGTTGCACGCCTCCCCCCTGGCGTCGCTCGACGGGACGAGCGGCGACGTGGTCGTCACCGTGGAGGAAGCCCGGCCACCCGAGATCGTGCCGCTGGTCGTCGCCGCCTTCGAGTTGACCCCGCGGGAGCGCGACGTCACCCAGATGGTGCTCCAGGGTGTGGAGACCAAGGAGATCGCCGCCACGCTGCACATGTCGCCCTACACCGTGCAGGACCACCTGAAGTCGGTGTTCGAGAAGGCCGCCGTCCGCAGCCGGCGAGAGCTGATCGCCCGGGTCTTCTTCGACCAGTACGTGCCCCGCATGGGGTCGGAGCTGGCGCCCTCGGGGTGGTTCGCCGAGCCCTGA